A genomic region of Kluyveromyces marxianus DMKU3-1042 DNA, complete genome, chromosome 5 contains the following coding sequences:
- the MSS4 gene encoding 1-phosphatidylinositol-4-phosphate 5-kinase, producing the protein MIAGHRVRDRDRGDSNGNMKLDMNLNLDHHHLNLQMPMVSKGLDDDGDGDGNGDEHLHGGGLEKFSNYRPLPKSSSTPLTSAGVEQLEPTTTAPVDPLITTQTAGAAGMHARKMSLPPVTKVGNSPAQQVVMNNAHRLSTKSLPVTRRSTRESIRYAPYHPGKHARIIPVDSDSSSTCSSDSGAELHSQHSAARSPSSYNVGPGMGASITGTATTTVTALRTISTGSNNSVPSLQYASPRGRRSIVKSSTELYLAGPRRSMQHSRKNSEYAPGQAAAAALSGSMQSLNLNQQQQQQQQQQPGISKPKHSYESRHTINNDGGPKMSESAALEIQKMRQSLLHKREMRRKQKKFLDDDKVLVGKKVTEGHVNFIIAYNMLTGIRVAVSRCSGIMKPLTDKDFKLTKKLAFDYHGNELTPSSQYAFKFKDYCPEVFRELRALFGLDPADYLMSLTSKYILSELNSPGKSGSFFYFSRDYKYIIKTIHHAEHKHLRKILRRYYEHIKVNPDTLISQFYGLHRVKMPISFRSKIKYRKIYFLVMNNLFPPHLHIHTTFDLKGSTWGRYTKWDKSQDSQETPVLKDLNWIEMKEKINLGPLKSKKFLQQLEKDVDLLAELNIMDYSLLLGIHNIEKGNDLIEDGAKDASTGAGAGASADVGVDGDINGVGLGDDEDFANSSQDPTVMPLLTHTQSSRRNTLHQHHPNHRHHRRHTHHSIIQPTNNTQVVSHFFQQDEGGIRASDQLNRDLNQIYFVGIIDCLTNYSLVKRMETIWRSLNHDLKTISAVPPRLYGNRFYHFIEDSVNKHYYEDNPDQPRYTDNL; encoded by the coding sequence ATGATAGCAGGACACAGGGTTAGGGACAGGGACAGAGGGGATTCTAACGGTAACATGAAGTTGGAtatgaatttgaatttggaCCATCACCACCTCAATCTGCAAATGCCCATGGTTTCGAAGGGATTGGATGACGATGGAGATGGAGATGGAAATGGAGATGAACATTTGCACGGTGGTGGGTTGGAGAAGTTTTCGAATTACCGGCCGCTTCCGAAATCATCGTCGACACCGCTGACTTCAGCTGGAGTGGAACAACTGGAGCCTACTACCACGGCTCCAGTCGATCCTCTAATAACAACACAGACGGCAGGAGCAGCCGGAATGCACGCCAGGAAGATGTCGCTTCCGCCTGTCACGAAGGTGGGAAACAGTCCGGCGCAACAGGTTGTGATGAACAACGCACATAGACTGTCCACGAAGTCGCTTCCTGTAACGCGAAGATCGACCAGAGAAAGCATACGGTACGCTCCGTACCATCCAGGTAAACACGCACGCATCATTCCCGTGGACTCGGACTCGTCGTCGACTTGTTCGTCTGATTCAGGTGCGGAATTACACTCGCAGCACTCGGCCGCACGGTCGCCGTCTTCTTATAATGTTGGCCCAGGCATGGGCGCAAGTATAACTGGAACGGCAACTACAACGGTAACTGCCCTGCGCACGATCTCCACCGGTTCCAACAATTCGGTGCCCAGTCTGCAGTACGCATCGCCCAGGGGCAGGCGATCCATCGTCAAGTCCTCCACAGAACTGTATCTGGCGGGGCCCAGAAGAAGCATGCAACACTCTCGCAAAAATTCCGAATACGCTCCGGGCCAGGCGGCAGCTGCCGCCTTGTCCGGTTCCATGCAATCATTGAACTTaaaccagcagcagcagcagcagcagcagcagcagccagGTATCAGCAAGCCAAAACACTCGTACGAAAGTCGACACACCATCAACAACGATGGAGGCCCCAAGATGTCCGAGTCCGCAGCACTGGAAATCCAAAAAATGAGACAGTCCCTATTGCACAAACGTGAGATGAGACGCAAACAGAAAAAGTTCTTGGACGACGATAAGGTCTTGGTGGGGAAAAAAGTTACAGAGGGCCACGtgaatttcatcatcgctTATAATATGCTTACCGGTATACGTGTAGCAGTATCGCGGTGCTCGGGTATCATGAAACCATTGACAGATAAGGATTTCAAACTAACTAAAAAACTAGCCTTTGATTACCACGGCAATGAGTTGACCCCGAGTTCTCAGTACGCTTTCAAATTTAAGGACTATTGTCCCGAAGTGTTCAGAGAACTAAGGGCTCTCTTCGGATTAGACCCAGCAGACTACTTGATGTCGTTGACCTCcaaatatattttaagCGAATTGAACTCTCCAGGAAAATCAGGCTCCTTCTTTTACTTCTCCCGCGATTATAAGTACATCATCAAGACAATCCACCACGCTGAGCATAAACACTTACGGAAAATATTGCGGAGATACTACGAGCATATAAAAGTTAATCCGGATACTTTAATATCCCAGTTCTATGGGTTGCATAGAGTTAAGATGCCCATCTCTTTTAGAAGTAAGATAAAATACCGAAAGATTTATTTCTTGGTCATGAACAACTTGTTCCCGCCACATCTGCATATACATACAACTTTCGATTTGAAAGGCTCTACTTGGGGACGGTATACAAAATGGGATAAATCGCAGGACAGCCAGGAAACGCCTGTACTTAAGGACTTGAATTGGATAGAgatgaaagagaaaatcaACTTGGGCCCtctaaaatcaaagaaatttCTACAACAATTGGAGAAAGATGTGGATTTGTTAGCGGAGCTAAACATCATGGAttattctttgttattGGGGATCcacaatattgaaaagggCAATGACTTGATCGAGGATGGTGCGAAAGACGCATCtactggtgctggtgctggtgctaGTGCCGATGTTGGTGTTGATGGGGACATTAACGGCGTTGGACTTGGTGATGACGAAGATTTTGCCAATTCTTCTCAAGACCCTACCGTAATGCCCTTACTTACTCACACCCAAAGCTCAAGACGAAACACCCTGCATCAACACCACCCCAACCATCGCCATCATCGCAGACATACGCATCACTCGATCATACAACCGACAAACAACACGCAGGTGGTTAGCCACTTTTTCCAACAGGATGAGGGCGGTATAAGGGCCTCTGACCAGCTCAATCGTGATTTGAACCAAATCTATTTCGTAGGTATTATTGACTGTTTGACTAACTACTCACTAGtgaaaagaatggaaacTATATGGCGAAGCCTAAACCATGATCTTAAAACGATCAGCGCTGTACCACCAAGACTGTACGGTAACCGATTTTATCATTTCATTGAGGATTCAGTGAATAAGCACTACTACGAAGACAACCCTGATCAGCCACGATACACCGATAACTTGTAA